A stretch of the Vitis vinifera cultivar Pinot Noir 40024 chromosome 16, ASM3070453v1 genome encodes the following:
- the LOC132255299 gene encoding secreted RxLR effector protein 161-like: MQKIPYASAVGSLMYAQVCTRPDIAYIVGMLGRYLSNPGMDHWRAAKRVMRYLQRTKEYMLTYRRLDQLELIGYSDSDFAGCQDSRRSTSGYIYLLASGAISWRSAKQTLVTSSTMEAEFVACYEASNQGIWLRNFVTGLRVLDAVQIYVTIDWSSND; this comes from the exons ATGCAGAAGATTCCTTACGCTTCGGCTGTGGGGAGTCTAATGTATGCTCAGGTATGTACAcgtccggatattgcgtacattgttggcATGTTAGGCAGATATCTAAGTAACCCTGGAATGGATCATTGGAGAGCAGCCAAGAGGGTTATGAGATATTTACAGAGAACAAAAGAGTACATGCTTACATATAGGAGATTGGATCAGTTAGAGTTGATTGGGTATTCCGACTCCGACTTTGCTGGATGCCAAGACAGCAGAAGATCCACATCAGGCTATATTTATCTGTTGGCTAGTGGAGCAATTTCATGGAGGTCTGCCAAACAGACACTCGTAACTTCATCCACCATGGAAGCAGAGTTTGTAGCATGTTATGAGGCATCCAATCAAGGAATATGGCTACGAAATTTTGTCACTGGGCTACGTGTTCTGGATG CTGTGCAGATATATGTGACCATTGATTGGTCTAGTAACGATTGA
- the LOC109124225 gene encoding uncharacterized protein LOC109124225, producing MEGEHPERMECFKCKRKRLLMREKTKRLMREKTLKRPFLEEEPRKRKKSRNGTLVIEERNGEDRVPEKLSIEEEEEPWRQMEIYIEDEEDQVSETYKEDERPVEEEPEKPIIEEEEDPWRPMKIFVEGIIEHLHDDLENQWNLRMEQNIGVGLDLPRVEMDEGEDPPPELPEDFKVRIREMNGTHPILVLEKQLFKTDINKGENRLSMPLNQIRREFLSEDEKMRVVEGMLVKLIQPSLEETTVTFKKWKMKESCHLYVFTREWKLIVHDNSLEARTRIQVWSFRVGSELWFALVRLNP from the coding sequence ATGGAGGGGGAGCATCCAGAGCGCATGGAGTGCTTTAAATGCAAGAGAAAGCGCCTCTTAATGAGAGAGAAAACAAAGCGCTTAATGAGAGAGAAAACTCTCAAGAGGCCTTTTCTGGAAGAAGAACccagaaagaggaaaaaatcaAGGAATGGAACGTTAGTGATTGAAGAAAGGAATGGAGAAGACCGAGTACCTGAGAAACTGAGcatagaggaagaagaagagccTTGGAGACAGATGGAAATTTAtattgaagatgaagaagaccAAGTATCTGAGACATACAAGGAAGACGAGAGGCCTGTGGAAGAGGAACCTGAGAAACCAATcatagaggaagaagaagatccTTGGAGACCGATGAAAATTTTTGTCGAAGGTATTATTGAACATTTACACGATGACTTGGAAAATCAGTGGAATCTCAGGATGGAGCAGAATATTGGAGTTGGCCTTGATCTTCCGAGGGTGGAGATGGATGAAGGTGAAGATCCTCCTCCAGAGCTTCCGGAGGATTTTAAAGTTCGCATAAGAGAAATGAATGGCACCCATCCGATTCTGGTTTTAGAGAAGCAGTTATTTAAGACTGATATAAACAAAGGTGAAAACAGATTATCCATGCCCTTGAACCAAATCCGAAGGGAGTTCTTGAGTGAAGACGAAAAGATGAGGGTGGTGGAAGGAATGCTAGTAAAGCTAATACAACCATCTCTGGAAGAAACTACAGTAACCTTCAAGAAATGGAAGATGAAGGAAAGTTGTCATCTTTACGTTTTTACGAGGGAATGGAAGTTGATAGTACATGACAATTCACTTGAGGCAAGAACTCGAATTCAAGTATGGTCCTTTCGGGTTGGGTCCGAATTGTGGTTTGCTCTTGTTAGGCTTAACCCATGA
- the LOC100267954 gene encoding receptor-like protein EIX2, translating to MCDGMDAFPPFSTCVIDLSHNQLKGRIPSLLFGEYIYLGSNSLTGPPPQLSSSAIEVDLSNNLLKGSLSPLICRRIDGENSLVILDLSGNLLSGELPDCWENWKGLALLNLGDNEFTGPVPTSMGSLRHLFSLHLHNNYLSGMFPSLENCTHLMIIDLSENGFSGSVPMWIGNNLYNLVVLALSSNNFNGSIPLELCHLDYLQILDLGNNGLSGNIPRCFAWLAVKRIRNEYNYTLGLLTGIDLSSNKLSGEIPEEVTALHSLIFLNLSENHLEGKIPIEIGSMKSLESLDLSMNKLSGVIPQSKIPSGTQIQGFSPLSFIGNHELYGPPLTNTRSEEVIAEGTQDQTDEDDSGWIDIKWFYASMPLGFAVGFWAVLGPLAVNRAWNYAYFKFMDDMIINKFLGWCL from the exons ATGTGTGATGGCATGGACGCATTCCCCCCATTCAGTACGTGTGTTATAGATCTATCTCACAACCAACTTAAAGGCAGAATTCCAAGTTTACTCTTTGGAGAGTATATCTATCTTGGTTCAAACAGTTTGACAGGCCCACCACCCCAATTGTCTTCGAGTGCCATTGAAGTAGATCTTTCCAATAATTTATTGAAAGGATCGCTTTCACCCTTGATATGCAGAAGAATTGATGGAGAAAATTCATTGGTAATATTGGATCTATCAGGAAACCTTCTGTCAGGAGAACTTCCTGACTGTTGGGAGAATTGGAAAGGATTGGCATTGTTAAATTTGGGGGACAATGAGTTTACAGGACCTGTACCTACCTCCATGGGTTCTCTAAGGCACCTCTTCTCTTTGCACTTGCACAACAACTACCTCTCGGGAATGTTTCCATCTTTGGAAAATTGTACCCATTTAATGATTATAGACCTTAGTGAGAATGGATTCTCCGGAAGTGTGCCAATGTGGATAGGAAACAATCTATACAATCTTGTGGTTCTAGCCCTTAGTTCGAATAACTTCAATGGCAGCATTCCTTTAGAACTCTGCCACCTTGATTATCTTCAAATCTTAGACCTTGGAAACAATGGTCTCTCGGGCAATATACCAAGATGCTTTG CATGGTTGGCTGTAAAAAGGATAAGGAATGAGTATAACTATACTCTTGGCCTCCTAACTGGCATAGACCTCTCAAGCAATAAGTTATCTGGTGAGATTCCTGAAGAAGTAACAGCCCTCCACAGTTTGATATTCTTGAACCTCTCTGAAAATCATCTTGAAGGAAAAATTCCAATAGAGATTGGATCCATGAAATCATTGGAGTCTCTCGATCTCTCCATGAACAAGCTTTCTGGCGTTATTCCTCAAA GCAAAATCCCATCAGGCACCCAAATCCAAGGCTTCAGTCCTCTTAGCTTCATTGGCAATCATGAGCTCTACGGGCCTCCACTTACCAATACTCGCAGTGAAGAAGTTATAGCAGAAGGGACACAAGACCAGACTGATGAAGACGACAGTGGATGGATTGATATTAAGTGGTTCTATGCCAGCATGCCATTGGGATTCGCTGTGGGTTTTTGGGCGGTTTTGGGGCCATTAGCAGTCAACAGAGCTTGGAACTatgcttattttaaattcatggatgacatgatcATCAACAAATTTTTGGGATGGTGTTTGTAG
- the LOC104882107 gene encoding uncharacterized protein LOC104882107 — MLNGTNFKDWKENMMILLGCMDIDLALRMPKPDELNEQSTQEDDVYWGKWERSNRLSLMIMKRGIPEAFRGAVTDEVTNASDFLAEIQKRFAKNDKAETSTLLASLISMKYKGKGNVREYIMEMSHLASKLKALKLELSDDLLVHLVLISLPAQFNQFKVSYNCQKDKWTLNELISFCVQEEERLKQDKTESAHLASTSKDKGKRKNKDNKVAASNGPEQKKQKVEVTCFFCNKPGHTKKECTKYAAWRVKKGLPELPKTK; from the exons ATGTTAAATGGGACTAATTTTAAGGACTGGAAAGAGAATATGATGATTCTCTTAGGCTGCATGGATATAGACTTAGCCTTGAGAATGCCCAAACCCGATGAACTCAATGAGCAAAGTACTCAAGAGGATGATGTTTATTGGGGTAAGTGGGAACGTTCAAATAGGCTAAGTCTTATGATCATGAAGCGCGGCATTCCAGAAGCTTTCAGGGGTGCGGTAACCGATGAGGTTACTAATGCCAGTGACTTCCTTGCGGAAATTCAGAAGCGTTTTGCCAAAAACGATAAGGCTGAAACGAGCACGCTTTTAGCAAGCTTGATTTCAATGAAGTATAAAGGCAAGGGTAATGTTCGGGAGTACATCATGGAGATGTCTCATCTTGCTTCAAAACTTAAGGCTTTGAAACTCGAGTTATCTGATGATTTACTCGTGCATTTGGTTCTCATCTCTCTTCCTgcacaatttaatcaattcaagGTCAGTTATAACTGTCAAAAGGATAAATGGACTCTTAATGAGCTCATTTCATTCtgtgtgcaagaggaagagagattgaagcaagaCAAGACCGAAAGTGCTCATCTGGCTAGCACTTCGAAGGATAAGGGCAAACGAAAGAATAAGGATAATAAGGTTGCTGCTTCTAATGGTCcagaacaaaagaaacagaaagttgAGGTAACATGTTTCTTCTGTAATAAGCCTGGACATACTAAGAAGGAATGTACCAAGTATGCTGCTTGGCGTGTTAAGAAAG GGTTGCCTGAGTTACCGAAAACCAAGTGA